The genomic region aaaagagaaaaatagtTATTTACATTGTTTTGTTTGTGCTTCTCGAATAAATATAAACGAACCAGCTCTGTATGGTTagaaaatttgtgtaaaatttgaaATGGTATTAAAACCTCACACACTCCTCAATATTGTTATcaatttatttccttttcaCGCATCTGGCAAGTCAAATTGTCTAATTTGCGTTGACAATTAAACAGTTATATGGCAACAATTCCCTGCTGTCTAGACATGGAAACAGTTATTTGAAATTCCAGTTGGTTTTCTACGCAGTTATCTGAAAGTTTTgctaaattccaaaatttattgtaaattaattgGTCTTAAACCGTTATTAAGTGCGGAAGGTCGTTTAAAAGTCGTgtcaaatttgtaaaaaaaaaattacatagtgttttcttaaattttaaccATACCGTTAACTCTAGGAAACTCCAATAACATAGCTTCCGTTAATTCTAGGAATTCCTGTACAGTTAAcacttcaaacattttaaagaaaGTAATTACATATTGTGAATTAAGGCTATTTattaatacgtttttttttctttatttatttccagTCGGGGGATCTACCATCACACAAAACGATCACGCATCAACAGGTGTCCCCACTTTAGCAGCGGAGGCTTCAACCACCGAAACTGCTTCACTACCACTAACACCCACATCGATTACACCTCCCCAACCACAAACTCCTCCGTGCAAAACTCTCTCGCCGTGCAGTGCACCCATTCAAGAGAGGATTGCAAAAGAAACAGAAGACTGCAAAGAGGATTCGCAGGACGATTCCTTCACACAACCACCAAAAACACTAAAAGTTAAGGACCCCAAGGTCATTGAGCCAGTAGAAGTCGGTGTCGAATCAGTTGCAAAAACTGAGAAACCGCGTTTCTACTCATCGATTTTAGGTGGCAATAAGCCTTATAGCGGCGGTATTGTATTAACACAAGCTCAACGCAAAGAATATCCGGTAGAAGTTGTAAGTCGTCGTAATACAACCACACCTACTGAAGATAGCTCCAGTGATTCGGACTCGGATTCAGACGGTTCTAAACTTATTGTTGACGAGAAACCATTGGTGCCAGAAGATAAACCACTCTCACTGCGTTTGCGTAGCACTCCACCTCCTTTGGAGAAACGCCCCAGTCCACCTCCTCCTCCAGAACCAGCAGTACGTTGCAGTGTTATACAACGTACACCAAAACCAGCACCAACACCACCTCAACGTCAAAACCAGCACGAAGTTCTACTACCACCTTGTTCACTTGAGCACCTCGGACCCGAACAACAAGAGCCCATTGATTATCACGTTCCAAAACGACGTTCCGCTTCATTCGATAGCGACGAAGAGCAAAGTGATTCTTTGAATGCGAAACGTTTAGATCGCGAACGTAAGTTACGCGAAGCCCGTCGACGAAGCGCAATATTAGCAGCGCGTGCCGTGCTCGCACAAGCGCGGCTAAACCCACGTCTTGTACGTAGTTTACCAGGAATTTTGGCTGCCGCAGCCGGACACGGACGCACATCATCAACAGGTGCCGGACAAGGTTTTCAAGGCTCTAGTGGATTCGGCGGGAACGGTTCGAGCAACGGTACTAATCAAAGTCCCAGTGGAGGTGCTGGTTCACCTACGGGCTTTGGTGGTGCACTGGGTGGCAGCGGCGGTGCTGGTGGTGGCATGGGTGGCGGCCGTGACGGTCGTAGCAATTACGGTCCAAATTCGCCACCTTCAGGTGCTCTTCCTCCTTTTTACGAAAGCTTGAAGAGTGGAAATGCAATGAATTCGTCCTCTTCATCAGCAAATTTTAACGGAAACTCAAATTTCCTTATTCAAAATGCAGCCGCAGCTGCATATTTAATGTCTGCAGCAGGTGGAAATACTGGTGGTCAACAACAGTCAAACAACAACTATATAGACTGCGTATCAACGAACGGAAATGGGAATGGAAATGGTGTCAGTGGTGTAGGTAGCGGTGTAAATGATAGTGGTAGTGGTAGTTTGGAAGGTACATTTGCAAATGGCCAGGGTAACACAAATTATTCTGCGCATGCGcataataacaaatataataactctgcttcttcttctgttcaacatcatcatcatcatcaacaccATCATGGACATCCACAATACGGTAACAATCCATCAGCGTACGGCATTATATTGAAGGACGAGCCAGATATTGAGTATGATGAGGCCAAGATTGACATTGGTGCTTTTGCGCAAAACATAATCCAAGCTACAATGGGCAATTCGGGAAATTTCAATGCTGCCGCTTATGAGGATGCAATTATGTCGGACCTTGCAAATTCGCAAGGCCCCAACGGATCAGTAGATCCCTTACAATTCACAGCCACACTTATGCTCAGCTCACAAACAGATCATTTGTTGGAACAGCTCTCCGATGCAGTCGACCTTAGCTCATTCCTGCAAAGGGAATGTGTGGATGACGATAACTCTACAAGCCCTCGACAAGACTTCGAGCTGGTGTCTACGCCTTCGCTCACACCTGATTCCGTGTCTATAACACCGGTGGACGGCAACAACCCCAACCAGCTTGACACATTCCACGAGAGTCTCATTCAGCAAATAACAAACAACATTTCACGCAATCACATCGGCAGTAACCAAAATGGCAACATGCAACCATATCCATTTGAGCGCCAACAACATGTGAACAACAATCAGCAACACATGAATAACGAACAGCATAGCGTAAATCATCAGCAGCAACAGCCACCACCATCGTATCAACATGCCACACGTGATTTGATGcagctgcagcaacaacaacagcagcagcatcatGCTCAACAACATCCTTATCAACAAcaccagcagcagcatc from Anastrepha obliqua isolate idAnaObli1 chromosome 2, idAnaObli1_1.0, whole genome shotgun sequence harbors:
- the LOC129237123 gene encoding transcriptional regulator ovo isoform X1, producing MSPSDMFCVLIESNEMTNSERCFYIPRSPTFLYSTVSRRKGVSFGGSTITQNDHASTGVPTLAAEASTTETASLPLTPTSITPPQPQTPPCKTLSPCSAPIQERIAKETEDCKEDSQDDSFTQPPKTLKVKDPKVIEPVEVGVESVAKTEKPRFYSSILGGNKPYSGGIVLTQAQRKEYPVEVVSRRNTTTPTEDSSSDSDSDSDGSKLIVDEKPLVPEDKPLSLRLRSTPPPLEKRPSPPPPPEPAVRCSVIQRTPKPAPTPPQRQNQHEVLLPPCSLEHLGPEQQEPIDYHVPKRRSASFDSDEEQSDSLNAKRLDRERKLREARRRSAILAARAVLAQARLNPRLVRSLPGILAAAAGHGRTSSTGAGQGFQGSSGFGGNGSSNGTNQSPSGGAGSPTGFGGALGGSGGAGGGMGGGRDGRSNYGPNSPPSGALPPFYESLKSGNAMNSSSSSANFNGNSNFLIQNAAAAAYLMSAAGGNTGGQQQSNNNYIDCVSTNGNGNGNGVSGVGSGVNDSGSGSLEGTFANGQAYGIILKDEPDIEYDEAKIDIGAFAQNIIQATMGNSGNFNAAAYEDAIMSDLANSQGPNGSVDPLQFTATLMLSSQTDHLLEQLSDAVDLSSFLQRECVDDDNSTSPRQDFELVSTPSLTPDSVSITPVDGNNPNQLDTFHESLIQQITNNISRNHIGSNQNGNMQPYPFERQQHVNNNQQHMNNEQHSVNHQQQQPPPSYQHATRDLMQLQQQQQQQHHAQQHPYQQHQQQHQTSSMMQHGGPMLLTQQPQQHAYQQHNHPYGSAQHHHQQQQHHIAPPHHMQHHHHHSSDNSNLSLPSPNAAHLSAHHGMSSAASNSSGASTSGLLDASTAMLDTKPLIQSVSPTHSTGSSNASSCDTGSRKLSTSSSSGSASMVARDPLRSVAAAAAATAAGILPPSPTVAMLHESKMLQQRLGLPPEVQLEFVNGGHGIKNPLAVENTHTGHHRIRSIDCVDDLKKSGNVSTDGSESGSCAPDGTKFVCRVCLKAFSLQRLLNRHMKCHSEIKRYLCTFCGKGFNDTFDLKRHTRTHTGVRPYKCNLCEKSFTQRCSLESHCLKVHSVQHQYAYKERRAKMYVCEECGHTTCEPEVHYIHLKENHPYSPALLKFYDKRHFKFTNSQFANNLLGQLPMPVHN
- the LOC129237123 gene encoding transcriptional regulator ovo isoform X3, with the protein product MSPSDMFCVLIESNEMTNSERCFYIPRSPTFLYSTVSRRKGVSFGGSTITQNDHASTGVPTLAAEASTTETASLPLTPTSITPPQPQTPPCKTLSPCSAPIQERIAKETEDCKEDSQDDSFTQPPKTLKVKDPKVIEPVEVGVESVAKTEKPRFYSSILGGNKPYSGGIVLTQAQRKEYPVEVVSRRNTTTPTEDSSSDSDSDSDGSKLIVDEKPLVPEDKPLSLRLRSTPPPLEKRPSPPPPPEPAVRCSVIQRTPKPAPTPPQRQNQHEVLLPPCSLEHLGPEQQEPIDYHVPKRRSASFDSDEEQSDSLNAKRLDRERKLREARRRSAILAARAVLAQARLNPRLVRSLPGILAAAAGHGRTSSTGAGQGFQGSSGFGGNGSSNGTNQSPSGGAGSPTGFGGALGGSGGAGGGMGGGRDGRSNYGPNSPPSGALPPFYESLKSGNAMNSSSSSANFNGNSNFLIQNAAAAAYLMSAAGGNTGGQQQSNNNYIDCVSTNGNGNGNGVSGVGSGVNDSGSGSLEGTFANGQAYGIILKDEPDIEYDEAKIDIGAFAQNIIQATMGNSGNFNAAAYEDAIMSDLANSQGPNGSVDPLQFTATLMLSSQTDHLLEQLSDAVDLSSFLQRECVDDDNSTSPRQDFELVSTPSLTPDSVSITPVDGNNPNQLDTFHESLIQQITNNISRNHIGSNQNGNMQPYPFERQQHVNNNQQHMNNEQHSVNHQQQQPPPSYQHATRDLMQLQQQQQQQHHAQQHPYQQHQQQHQTSSMMQHGGPMLLTQQPQQHAYQQHNHPYGSAQHHHQQQQHHIAPPHHMQHHHHHSSDNSNLSLPSPNAAHLSAHHGMSSAASNSSGASTSGLLDASTAMLDTKPLIQSLGLPPEVQLEFVNGGHGIKNPLAVENTHTGHHRIRSIDCVDDLKKSGNVSTDGSESGSCAPDGTKFVCRVCLKAFSLQRLLNRHMKCHSEIKRYLCTFCGKGFNDTFDLKRHTRTHTGVRPYKCNLCEKSFTQRCSLESHCLKVHSVQHQYAYKERRAKMYVCEECGHTTCEPEVHYIHLKENHPYSPALLKFYDKRHFKFTNSQFANNLLGQLPMPVHN
- the LOC129237123 gene encoding transcriptional regulator ovo isoform X2; translation: MSPSDMFCVLIESNEMTNSERCFYIPRSPTFLYSTVSRRKGVSFGGSTITQNDHASTGVPTLAAEASTTETASLPLTPTSITPPQPQTPPCKTLSPCSAPIQERIAKETEDCKEDSQDDSFTQPPKTLKVKDPKVIEPVEVGVESVAKTEKPRFYSSILGGNKPYSGGIVLTQAQRKEYPVEVVSRRNTTTPTEDSSSDSDSDSDGSKLIVDEKPLVPEDKPLSLRLRSTPPPLEKRPSPPPPPEPAVRCSVIQRTPKPAPTPPQRQNQHEVLLPPCSLEHLGPEQQEPIDYHVPKRRSASFDSDEEQSDSLNAKRLDRERKLREARRRSAILAARAVLAQARLNPRLVRSLPGILAAAAGHGRTSSTGAGQGFQGSSGFGGNGSSNGTNQSPSGGAGSPTGFGGALGGSGGAGGGMGGGRDGRSNYGPNSPPSGALPPFYESLKSGNAMNSSSSSANFNGNSNFLIQNAAAAAYLMSAAGGNTGGQQQSNNNYIDCVSTNGNGNGNGVSGVGSGVNDSGSGSLEAYGIILKDEPDIEYDEAKIDIGAFAQNIIQATMGNSGNFNAAAYEDAIMSDLANSQGPNGSVDPLQFTATLMLSSQTDHLLEQLSDAVDLSSFLQRECVDDDNSTSPRQDFELVSTPSLTPDSVSITPVDGNNPNQLDTFHESLIQQITNNISRNHIGSNQNGNMQPYPFERQQHVNNNQQHMNNEQHSVNHQQQQPPPSYQHATRDLMQLQQQQQQQHHAQQHPYQQHQQQHQTSSMMQHGGPMLLTQQPQQHAYQQHNHPYGSAQHHHQQQQHHIAPPHHMQHHHHHSSDNSNLSLPSPNAAHLSAHHGMSSAASNSSGASTSGLLDASTAMLDTKPLIQSVSPTHSTGSSNASSCDTGSRKLSTSSSSGSASMVARDPLRSVAAAAAATAAGILPPSPTVAMLHESKMLQQRLGLPPEVQLEFVNGGHGIKNPLAVENTHTGHHRIRSIDCVDDLKKSGNVSTDGSESGSCAPDGTKFVCRVCLKAFSLQRLLNRHMKCHSEIKRYLCTFCGKGFNDTFDLKRHTRTHTGVRPYKCNLCEKSFTQRCSLESHCLKVHSVQHQYAYKERRAKMYVCEECGHTTCEPEVHYIHLKENHPYSPALLKFYDKRHFKFTNSQFANNLLGQLPMPVHN